In Scylla paramamosain isolate STU-SP2022 chromosome 29, ASM3559412v1, whole genome shotgun sequence, a genomic segment contains:
- the LOC135115621 gene encoding uncharacterized protein LOC135115621, with protein MLPPRQTAQRSREPADEVRACASGVEPRESADDERAWNRRSLPTSAVPVMEPCAGGVEPLKSAEEPYAGGVKPPESAEKCCACGSEVESSEAVTGGRTPEKAARRWRVAMQRGAETAAERAMFTVPVVGGGPTLPCPPSPPSSVVGDAGSRELPPSSPRIGRSVPQGQAAKGLGRLTSAVGTAGNGEAAWEVTLAQLRMSAEDEQRTAGRGVEQARTRGREAARWSHEEPGGACRECGQLRRPCVAVDDELGLRRRRCG; from the exons ATGCTGCCGCCTCGGCAGACGGCGCAGCGGTCACGGGAACCCGCCGATGAAGTGCGTGCCTGTGCCAGCGGTGTGGAACCACGGGAATCCGCCGATGACGAGCGTGCCTGGAACCGCCGGAGTCTGCCGACGAGTGCTGTGCCTGTGATG GAGCCCTGTGCCGGCGGCGTGGAACCGCTGAAGTCTGCTGAGGAGCCCTACGCCGGCGGTGTGAAGCCGCCGGAGTCTGCCGAGAAGTGCTGTGCCTGTGGCAGCGAGGTGGAATCCTCGGAGGCTGTGACTGGTGGCAGGACTCCGGAAAAGGCGGCGCGGCGGTGGCGTGTGGCAATGCAGAGAGGCGCCGAGACAGCGGCGGAGCGGGCCATGTTTACTGTCCCCGTGGTGGGAGGTGGTCCCACGTTGCCTTGCCCTCCCTCGCCCCCAAGCAGCGTGGTAGGAGATGCCGGGAGCCGTGAGCTGCCGCCTTCGTCCCCAAGGATCGGCCGCAG TGTTCCACAGGGCCAGGCAGCGAAGGGCCTAGGCCGCCTGACCTCTGCTGTGGGGACGGCAGGCAACGGTGAGGCTGCCTGGGAAGTAACGCTGGCGCAGCTGCGGATGTCGGCGGAAGATGAGCAGAGAACGGCTGGCAGAGGCGTGGAGCAGGCGCGGacccgagggagggaggctgccaGGTGGAGCCACGAGGAGCCTGGAGGAGCCTGCCGGGAATGTGGCCAGCTGCGTCGGCCATGCGTGGCGGTCGATGACGAGCTGGGTCTGCGGAGGCGGCGATGTGGCTAG